One window from the genome of Hyperolius riggenbachi isolate aHypRig1 chromosome 6, aHypRig1.pri, whole genome shotgun sequence encodes:
- the LOC137522075 gene encoding piggyBac transposable element-derived protein 4-like: MALSSRRRLCDQELLVEESTDSEVPGDLSSESESSDGKTEEPVSVAHTWCELESPTQAPPPRFPFTGAPGQKIACNHSPLSYLELFLTDEVICKIVEETNRYAAQQQEGASLPRFSRSRKWEPVTCDDIWVFLGLIILQGVVGKPLQKWYWTTNKILSTPFFGSVMSEPRFTLIMKYLHFSNNDEFVEATHPAPKLKKIWEIYQLIVANFKAVYVPDRDITMDESLMAYKGRLSWVQFIASKRARFGVKSFMLCEAKTGYIWNSVIYTGKGTQFAPQYREFGCATSSVLTLIEPLLDQGYCLTTDNFYSSPELFEHLIQHKTDAYGTVRANRRHMPSAFTARKLKKGEVVAWQKGKMMALRWRDKRDVCVLSTVHNAETARTTTRSRQEVEKPKAVLDHNKTMGSVDRADGAMSFYPAVRKQ; encoded by the coding sequence ATGGCTTTGTCTTCCCGGAGGCGTTTGTGTGACCAGGAGCTGCTGGTTGAGGAGTCTACGGACAGCGAGGTTCCCGGTGACCTGTCTTCGGAGTCGGAGAGCAGTGATGGCAAAACCGAGGAGCCAGTGAGTGTCGCACACACTTGGTGTGAGCTGGAgagccccactcaagctccgccacccaggttccccttcacaggggcacccGGGCAGAAGATCGCATGCAACCACAGTCCGCTGTCCTACCTGGAGCTATTCCTCACCGATGAGGTCATCTGCAAGATTGTGGAGGAGACCAATCGGTATGcagcgcagcagcaggagggtgcttctctacccaggttctcTCGGAGCCGGAAGtgggaacctgtcacctgtgatgatatctgggtgttcctgggcctcatcatcctccagggagttgttggtaagccgctgcagaagtggtactggaccactaacAAGATCCTCAGTACCCCTTTCTTTGGATCAGTTATGTCCGAGCCCCGCTTCACCCTCATCATGAAGTACCTGCACTTCAGCAACAATGATGAGTTTGTTGAGGCCACCCACCCCGCTCCCAAGCtgaagaaaatttgggagatctaTCAACTGATTGTTGCCAATTTCAAGGCTGTGTACGTTCCGGACAGAGACATCACCATGGACGAGAGCCTCATGGCGTACaaggggagactgagctgggtgcaatttattgcatccaaaagggcacgctttggggtgaagtcctTTATGCTGTGTGAGGCCAAGACCGGCTACATATGGAACTCTGTGATATACACAGGTAAAGGCACACAGTTTGCACCTCAGTACAGGGAGTTTGGGTGTGCTACCTCCTCTGTACTAACTCTTATTGAGCCtttgctggatcaggggtactgcctTACGACAGACAATTTTTACAGCTCCCCGGAACTATTTGAACACCTGATCCAGCATAAGACTGACGCATACGGCACGGTGAGGGCTAACCGTCGCCATATGCCATCTGCCTTTACTGCCAGGAAGCTGAAGAAGGGGGAGGTTGTTGCCTGGCAGAAGGGCAAAATGATGGCTCTGAGGTGGAGGGACAAGCGGGATGTGTGCGTCCTCAGCACTGTTCACAACGCAGAGACTGCCCGCACCACTACCAGGAGTCGACAGGAGGTTGAGAAGCCCAAAGCGGTATtggatcacaacaaaacaatggggagtgtggacagggctgatggagcaATGTCGTTTTATCCGGCTGTCCGCAAACAGTAG